Genomic window (Nitrospirota bacterium):
TTTCTCGGCGGTTCTACTGCCATAAGAGCTCCGTTGCAGCCGGCAAGGGATGGGGCGTGAACAAAAAACGTGGCTGCTTGCGCTTAGTGCCCCCGCATTTCACTGATGAACAGATGTCTGTTTTATGACAGACATCGCTGTCGATCTTATATTTTGCAAAAGTTTTGCCATTCAATTTCGAGGGCATAAAAGGAAGGAAAAGGGTGGAACCAGAGAGATGCGGCAGGAAATCTCAGTCAGGAGTAATGGATAAACAAGGGGATAGACGGTAGTAAGGGATAATTCTTCAGCTGGGCAAGACAACGGACGTTGCAGCAGCCAATCTCCTTCCCGTCAGGATTTTGACCAACAGGTTCAAGAAAGCGCCTCAAGTTGAATGATCGTCTGCCCGATGGCCTGAAAAAGGAAGGGTCTTCTGCAGACGGTAACGGGATCAGGTTTTGGATGGAGCGAAGATCTTTTCGATCTCCGGCCTGGACTCCCTGAAGCGCTCGGCGAACAACCGGAGATCCGCATCATGCAGGGAGAACTCCAGCAGGATCGCATCATGTTCGGGCGTCCATATGCCGTCGTCTTCGAGATGGGGGCTGAACTGGCGGGAAAGGCCTTCGGCGAGCGATACGATGGACGCGACTTCCCGGCCTTCCCGGACCTGGGACGGCTTGTGGTGATACCGGATGGTCGAGACGATCTCACCGGGAAGGCCGATCTCTTCGCCGAACCAGCCGCCGGCTTCGGCGTGGGTGCACCCGAATGCCGCAGTCTCCTGCTCGAGCATGGTGTCCGTGGTCTCGATCCCTGCAAAGCGGTCCCTATCCAGGGTATAGAAGATGATCCTTCCCACATCATGCAGCAGTCCGGAAACGAAGCACTCCTGCGGTTGCGTGATCGAAATGCCTCCGGAGATGACCGAGGAAAGAAAGGCGACCTCGTAGCTGTGCACCCAGAGGTTCTGCACGTTGATCGACGCGCGGGCCGGGAAAACATCGAGCACGGACATGCCGAGAGCCGTGGCCTTCACCCGGTTCACGCCGAGGAACAGGACTGCCTGGTGGATATCCCTGATCTGTCCTGAGTGGCCGAAGAACGCCGAGTTGGCCACGCGCAGGACGCGCTGGGCAAGCGCCTGGTCGAAGGAAATCGCGTCGTCGAGTTCGTCGATGTCCGAATTCTCATCGTTGGTGAGGGTGATGATCTTCTCGAGCAGGACGGGCAGCGTGGACAGGTCCCTGAGGCCTTTGATGAAGCGTTTGACGTCGTCTGCGGTCATGGGTGAGCGGGCCCCCCGATCGCGCAAGGAAAGGCCCCGCTGGTTATCTATCGGCAGGATAGGGAAAAAACTTTAACGGGGTGAGAAAAATTTTCCGCGGGACTGCACTTTTTTCAAGAGCGGACTGCCTGTCCAAAGACGGCACGCCGCGGAAGTTCCGAATAACATGAGAAGACCGAACACCTGAAGAATGCAATTGGCCCCTGGCATGGTAGTTGCTTTTTCGATGGGCATGGTGAGCGGTCCGATCATAGACAACACCGTAGAAACCGGGACGCCCGGCGCCTCTTCCCCTGAGAAGAGGGCGGCTGGTGCAGGGGCGGACTGTTTCAACCTGCTGCTTGGGCAGCTGCTGGGTTCGATGGTCTTGGGCGTCCCTATCCAGGACGCACCGAACCCGGAACCTCCCGCCCCGGCGGGCGCCGCTGTCAGTGATACTAACCCTCCGCAGAACACACCTGCTTTGGCTTCGGCCGCAAATGATCAATCTGACCAGAAGCAGGGCATTACCCGGTTTCTTCTGGGTGTTGACAACGAACCGGGGGCGGCAAAGGCCGGAGACACGGCCGCGGCAGTTTCCACAGCGCCTCTCGACGAAGAGCAGCAGGATGGAAAGTTTTTTGGTGCCGTACAGGATGCTGCCGGAAAGAACCCCAAACACGGGAGCGAAGCCCGCGAGGACACTGCTGCACCGGAATTCGCGGCTGCGAAAAAACCAGCTGCGGAGCCGGCCGCGCCCCAGGGAAGCAACGCGAATCTTCCCCTGGTCACGGCAGAGAACAAACATTCAGCCCAAGAGCCGGCTTCGGCCGGTCAGCCGGATATTGCGCTCTCTCCCGCCCTGCACC
Coding sequences:
- a CDS encoding HDOD domain-containing protein, whose translation is MTADDVKRFIKGLRDLSTLPVLLEKIITLTNDENSDIDELDDAISFDQALAQRVLRVANSAFFGHSGQIRDIHQAVLFLGVNRVKATALGMSVLDVFPARASINVQNLWVHSYEVAFLSSVISGGISITQPQECFVSGLLHDVGRIIFYTLDRDRFAGIETTDTMLEQETAAFGCTHAEAGGWFGEEIGLPGEIVSTIRYHHKPSQVREGREVASIVSLAEGLSRQFSPHLEDDGIWTPEHDAILLEFSLHDADLRLFAERFRESRPEIEKIFAPSKT
- a CDS encoding flagellar hook-length control protein FliK, which encodes MQLAPGMVVAFSMGMVSGPIIDNTVETGTPGASSPEKRAAGAGADCFNLLLGQLLGSMVLGVPIQDAPNPEPPAPAGAAVSDTNPPQNTPALASAANDQSDQKQGITRFLLGVDNEPGAAKAGDTAAAVSTAPLDEEQQDGKFFGAVQDAAGKNPKHGSEAREDTAAPEFAAAKKPAAEPAAPQGSNANLPLVTAENKHSAQEPASAGQPDIALSPALHQSAVLQHASVVTAEGAPSIHAQEAGSPPPARAADPVEPFDHTVSIIRDGNRLAVKLEPEGLGKLNINLSLDRGTVHAHIQVADDAARNVIQDNMQQIVESLMKEGLSVGGFSVSLKNGGQEADEQAHEAGQHQPRTADSVQPSAFTASAAARSGINLFV